From the Thermodesulfobacteriota bacterium genome, one window contains:
- a CDS encoding extracellular solute-binding protein: MKRRILATTIFIVLSMALVLTPIFMAEAQAADKIGWVGPVYKELSASLTKGFKTYYKKTYGKDVDITFVRPGGWPVCLDKVRAWGGKPDADIFLGAGAPAHEVLKKEGLIIPYRPKGWAKVPAKWHGMKVKDKGDLWTCFAPWIVTNLYNEKVLKKLRLPPPKTWHDLLNPIYRGNIVHTLPYASGTMHETIEILLQAFGEKEAWRYLRLLAAQLARFSNGSTDTTQLVARGEVPIGIAQPQMNAMAARKDGFPVRDLLPEKTILVPEAVALLKGAPNKKVGKIFLDWLFSMDGQKYVLEGRYFAANTDIKFSAWQKQGVEMAKHATKALGVDSFWDLKVDFIEYDLDLATKRWDAVNKKYEYEIYRKWGELKSSLFLIEEVEGEIAAAKAEKMNVKKADAKIKEARKLFEVDGKYAAARLAAAKARALLVAP, from the coding sequence ATGAAAAGAAGAATTTTGGCCACAACAATCTTCATCGTCCTGTCAATGGCACTGGTCCTCACGCCCATTTTTATGGCGGAGGCACAGGCTGCAGACAAAATCGGCTGGGTCGGCCCCGTTTATAAGGAATTGTCCGCCAGCCTGACTAAGGGCTTTAAGACGTACTATAAAAAGACCTATGGGAAGGATGTGGACATTACCTTCGTAAGACCCGGCGGATGGCCGGTCTGTCTGGACAAAGTCAGAGCATGGGGCGGAAAACCGGATGCTGACATTTTTCTGGGTGCAGGCGCTCCGGCACATGAAGTTTTAAAGAAAGAAGGATTAATCATCCCTTATCGGCCAAAAGGCTGGGCCAAGGTTCCTGCCAAGTGGCACGGTATGAAGGTAAAGGATAAGGGTGATTTATGGACCTGTTTTGCGCCCTGGATTGTCACCAATCTATACAACGAGAAAGTTTTGAAAAAACTGAGGCTGCCGCCGCCAAAAACTTGGCACGATCTGCTCAATCCCATCTACCGGGGAAACATCGTGCATACATTGCCGTATGCATCCGGCACCATGCATGAAACCATTGAAATCCTGTTACAGGCATTTGGAGAAAAGGAGGCCTGGAGATATCTCAGATTGCTGGCAGCTCAACTCGCCCGTTTCTCCAACGGTAGTACGGACACGACCCAACTGGTGGCCCGCGGTGAAGTCCCCATCGGGATTGCACAGCCGCAGATGAACGCCATGGCTGCACGTAAAGATGGTTTCCCTGTACGCGACTTGCTTCCGGAAAAAACCATCCTTGTTCCCGAGGCAGTGGCACTACTGAAAGGCGCGCCCAATAAAAAGGTGGGGAAGATTTTTCTGGACTGGCTGTTCAGTATGGACGGGCAAAAATATGTGCTTGAGGGTCGATATTTTGCCGCCAATACGGACATTAAATTCTCCGCCTGGCAAAAACAGGGTGTTGAAATGGCCAAGCACGCAACGAAGGCATTGGGGGTTGATTCGTTTTGGGATTTGAAGGTCGATTTTATCGAGTACGACCTGGATCTGGCCACAAAAAGATGGGACGCAGTCAACAAGAAATACGAGTATGAGATATATAGAAAATGGGGCGAATTGAAAAGCAGTCTTTTCCTGATTGAGGAAGTTGAGGGGGAAATTGCTGCGGCCAAAGCCGAGAAGATGAACGTGAAAAAGGCCGATGCAAAGATAAAAGAAGCCAGAAAGCTATTCGAGGTCGATGGCAAGTATGCCGCAGCCCGCCTGGCCGCAGCAAAAGCACGCGCTTTGCTGGTCGCGCCGTAA
- a CDS encoding branched-chain amino acid aminotransferase, with protein sequence MKLTITKTDTLKPKPDESNLGFGTIFTDHMFNMDYSQEKGWHHPRIEPYGSLDMDPSIMVLHYGQGVFEGLKAYRTASGDVQLFRPAENFKRLNRSSKIICIPEMDEDFALDALKQLITVEKDWVPSVPGTSLYIRPTIIATDPFIGVRASFTYRFFIIMSPVGAYYAEGFNPVKIWVTREHVRAVRGGVGEAKTPGNYAASLYAGEKAHKEGYTQVLWLDGVEQQYIEEVGAMNIFFLIDDELITPMLNGSILPGITRDSVLALAKSWNIKVTERKIGIDEVVAAHESGKLQEIFGSGTAAVISPVGELKYGDKVLTIGDGSVGPMASKLFNTIQDIQYGKSEDPFGWIEPL encoded by the coding sequence ATGAAATTAACCATTACCAAAACAGATACTTTAAAACCGAAACCGGATGAATCCAATTTGGGGTTCGGAACGATCTTTACTGACCATATGTTCAACATGGATTACAGTCAGGAAAAAGGATGGCACCATCCGCGCATAGAGCCCTATGGTTCTCTTGACATGGATCCTTCAATCATGGTTCTTCACTACGGCCAGGGTGTTTTTGAGGGTCTTAAGGCGTACAGAACTGCGTCAGGAGATGTCCAGCTTTTCCGACCTGCAGAAAATTTCAAACGGCTGAATCGTTCTTCTAAAATTATTTGTATCCCGGAAATGGATGAGGACTTTGCCCTTGATGCCTTGAAGCAGTTAATCACCGTGGAAAAAGACTGGGTTCCAAGTGTTCCTGGGACCTCACTTTATATAAGGCCCACCATTATAGCGACAGATCCTTTTATTGGGGTGCGGGCGTCATTTACCTACCGTTTCTTTATTATCATGTCTCCGGTAGGGGCATATTATGCGGAAGGCTTTAATCCCGTAAAAATATGGGTTACCAGAGAACATGTCCGGGCCGTCCGGGGTGGTGTGGGAGAGGCCAAAACACCGGGAAATTATGCGGCCAGCCTGTACGCCGGTGAAAAAGCGCATAAAGAGGGCTATACGCAGGTGCTTTGGCTGGATGGCGTCGAACAGCAGTATATTGAAGAAGTCGGGGCAATGAATATATTTTTCCTTATCGATGACGAACTCATCACCCCCATGTTAAACGGCAGTATCCTTCCCGGAATTACCAGAGATTCCGTCCTTGCCCTTGCAAAATCCTGGAATATAAAGGTGACTGAGCGGAAGATAGGTATAGACGAGGTGGTAGCGGCACATGAGTCCGGAAAATTGCAGGAAATATTCGGATCGGGAACCGCCGCGGTGATTTCGCCGGTGGGGGAACTGAAATACGGAGATAAAGTTCTGACCATCGGTGACGGCAGCGTCGGCCCCATGGCCAGCAAACTGTTCAACACCATTCAAGACATCCAGTACGGAAAATCGGAAGACCCTTTTGGCTGGATTGAACCGCTGTAA